The Pedobacter frigiditerrae genomic sequence TTTGTTCCCGTCCACTCGGTGGTGTCTTCTGTGAACTTAAAATAGTTCTCTTTCACTAACCAAACCACTTTTTCATTGGGAATCATTGTTATGATGTGCATTTTACAACGATGAACATCCTCGTAATGATAATTAAACTCAGCATCTAATTTATCGGTTACGCCTTCAATTTCTTCTGACCACCAGCCACGAACATTGTTAACTGCATTAAATGCTTCTTCTGGTGTTTGGCCTACTAATATGGCTGTAGTGAAATCTTTATTTTCCATAGATTGAAATTTTTTTGATTAAAGATATGGTTTAAGTAAACTTTAATAGGGGTGCAAAACGGACTTTGTAGCGGTGTGGTTTGGACAAGAGTTAAGAGTGGGATTACAAATCTCGAAAAGCACCATGAAATCACCTTCCGTTTATTACTTTTTTATCAACTTGATTAGGAAGATTTCGAATTTCAATCCAATATTCTTCTCTTACATCCTCATCAATGTAAATTGGTAAACGTTCTCCATAAAGCCTGTCTCCACCATCTTTTTTGCAACCAGAAATCCAATAATAATCACCAGTTTCAATATCAAAATAGTTCTC encodes the following:
- a CDS encoding SRPBCC domain-containing protein; amino-acid sequence: MENKDFTTAILVGQTPEEAFNAVNNVRGWWSEEIEGVTDKLDAEFNYHYEDVHRCKMHIITMIPNEKVVWLVKENYFKFTEDTTEWTGTKIVFDISTIDGKTQVRMTHQGLVAEYECFEICRDSWTNYIQNSLRSLIETGKGKPNGKGKPQTENEKKLTS